tgcttttatctcccaAGGTATTAAAGACTGATAAGTCATCTGATTTTGAAAAAGTGTTTCTATACCCAAATAATTTCCATGTGTACAATTTGCCCCAAATGCAAAATTCCTGTATACAGTGACACaacataacacattttaaaaattctctgagaGTGAGCTGCATAAATTGTCATTATCCAGATTTGCAGGCACCTTTTGAGTGCCCAGATCTGCTAAATATTTGTACCATACATTCCACAACTGCTCTTCACCCTTCTCATCCTCCTGTACTCAGCAGGTTGTTCATGGTATTCATACACTGCCTCCAACACAGCATTTCCCCTTACATCTCACTACCTCTTTTCATGGATTTCACTTTTATACATTAACATAACCTCTAAGTCCCAGGATTGTcctgctgaggacagaggaggaggtgacTTTGGCAAGAAGCCAAGAGACCATGCACATTGGGGGAGTTCTTGAGATAATTAGCCTGGTGGCCAGGCCTTCCCACTGCATTTGCCAAATATTAGAAGGGCCTAAATATATTTCTCAGGAGTGTCATTTGGCAGACATAAAAAGCCCAGTCTTTAGATGGGTTTTTCACCTTTAAACAAGAtagttttcttcatatgtaaagaGCCTAGAATTACATACAAAGCTGCTGTTCATTATACAGTTCTGTCTACatgtcttgattttcttttaactttacCCTAACTAAATGCCAAAGATAAAGTTAAAAGAGGTAGGCAGCAGCCAGAGGAGGCACAGGTATGTGGTCAGTAATAGAGACATTTATTGTCGCCAGTGATCTGTAGAACATCTAGACACAATTTCCTTTTACAAACGAGGAACCAGGGACCTACGgccacatttattttttctttctttgaggaAGGTGTATAGAGTTTGCATGTACGTCTTACTTAAGAAATGTGAATATACAAAAATCCCAGATTGCAGAGGCAGTATGTGTACGATAGGCTTTTGCACTAGATGGCTTCATGGAAAGGTTCGGGGGGTGTCTCAGAATCCCTTTCTGTATCAGCCCCTCTAATGTTACACTCAACTCACCAGTTTAGCAAAGCAAGATACACCGCTAATTCTACTCACCTCCCAACACCTTCCTCCCACCAAATAATCAAATGTTTGCCCAGTGGTAATCTGTCTAAATATTTACAGGGTAATTCTTTCATTTGCTTGTTATGCAAAGATCAGCTAAAAAGCATTCAGAATAATAGTATTTCACCCTCTGCAAAATCTCTAGACCAAAACAAACAGGGCCCTTctcctgtttcctcctcttctacaaCTCCCCTGTCCCCTAAGAGCCCACTACCACACTGCTCTCTTTGTGTAGGGCTCATGGATGCTCTGGATACCTACCATCCCCATTCCCTCTTCCCACATTTGTTTTTATCAGTCAAAATATCATTGAAACAGGAGCCAGTACTTGTTTGGTTTATGGTTTatgacctgttttttttttaagcacaaatAACATTCCTTTCAATATAAATATACAGTGttacaaaaaaaacagaaaaaagtacaGTAATCTTGGTCACTGTCCAGCAGGAACATGTCTCCTTGTTTGTATAGCCAGAGTTCAGATTCTCcataaaaatatgttcttttagCTTGGTTCTAGGATACTTTTGAACATAGGAAATTCTTTGTCCTACAAACAAATCTTTTTAGAGATGATTTCAATATGCCAGTGATGAGTGTCTAATTTATATCCAGGAATCAAGGCTATTGAAGTGGGCTAGAATTCAACACCAAGAGTATAATTGTTGATATACACAAATGATATAAATTACTTTATCAGATTACAAAAATAATCAGATTTTATCTACAAAGTCCCACCACGTAATAAATTACctacaaaaaaataacaaaaagctcAGGTGTGTTTCTCCTGATTCAAGTGTGAATGCGCAGCGGTCTTGGGTCAGAGGGGCACTCGCTGCTCACCGCAACCACACGCCTGGCGGGCAGACGGTGCGTGGTTACTTGCCTTGAGCAGACCGCAGAGTTCCCAGTATTTTGTCCCAGTGTGTGAAGTAAGGGGCAAAGTTGCAGTTAAAATGAGAGTGATGCAGGTCGTGGTGTGCCACGCCCCCAAACCACCCGAACGGTACCAGCCTGTGGGTGGACCAGGGGAAGTCGTAGCCTGAATGGTCCTCCACCGACAGCCAGATGTTGATCACGTGGAAGATCATGACGGTGAGTGGGTGGCACCCGAGCAGCGTGACGTTCACCAGGTCAAAGAAGCCCAAGGAGAACAGCTCCCAGGCGCTCATGTACTGCGTGGCCAGCGCGAACGAGGACAAGTTCTGGTGGTGCATCTTGTGGAAGGTCCGGTACAGCCAGGGCACTTTGTGGTGCAGGACGTGCCATGCGAAGAACTCAGCGTCAAAGAGCAGCAGGCAGAACACGACGTGGCGCACCAGCTGGAGGAACTCGGGGGCTTCAGGGGGCAGGGGGGCCGGGCTGCTGGCCCAATACAGCAGAGTCGTGGGGAGCACGAGCACCACGTACTGGTAGAGTGTCTGCCCCAGGCAGGGCAGCAGCTGCTGAGCGGAGGGCGAGAAGTCGGGGTGGATCTTGAAGCGACGCAGCGCGGGCACCCAGGGGCGCAGGATATCCAGCGCCACGAAGGGCAGGCAGAAGCCCATGTAGGTGGTGATGGAGAAGATGACCGGGAAGAAGGGCGACTGGATGAGAGTCTCCCGCGTCCTCAAGCAGTCCCAGAGGGGCTGCAGGAAGAGCTGACCGGAGCCACAGAGGACATGGATCTCCGAGGTGTTGCAACAGCTCATGGTGAGGCTGTGCCTGACAGCTGCGCTGCTTGCCTCCCGCCGACTTTTCTTAGGACTTTCGGCCCCGCCCCGAGTGATGTCATCAGGCTTTTAGTCCCTTTCCTGGCTGCGCGGAGCTTGCGTAAATAAGTAACCCCACAGAGTTGCGCTTAGTGGCTAAAATACACATTTACAGCTGCATTCAATCAGCTTTCATGTGTGCGATTTGCAGTGGCTCTTAGTAATTTCTCTTCTGCGTGCAGAATTATGTTCCGGGTTTTTGGCGTAAAATTCACACACGATACAAAAGATCTTCAGTATAAAGTTTCTACGAGTTTTGAAAACTCAATTCATCTTTATGATCACTGTCTCCAAACAAGATAGAGAATAGTTCCATCACCGCCAGAAAGAGCTCTTTTGCAATCAGTGCAGAATTAGGTATTTTTTAGTGCATACATATAATTGCGTCCATGTACTTTCATAAAGACGTAAGTGCAttttaagaaactttttaaagCGATGTACGTCCTGTATTTGGGATCTTTCTGTCTGCACGCCCTGTACCCACTTAAGCAGCAGCAAGCTGCAAACTACCTCTAGCTGAGGGAACCACGGGTCCCCAGCAGTGCGCGGCGGCGGTCAGCGCAGTAAATCTGATCGGTGGTGGGACGGTAACTCCCAGTTCCAGTGACTCCGGAGAGGACCCATCGCTGCAGGCTCGTGACAAACTCCGTATCCCACTGCACGCAGACTCCCCCGGGGGAGCCCGCAAGCCCCGGCGCGCTGGTGGACCCTCGGGGCGCACACCGGGTGCGCAGACCAGCGACGGGAACCGGGAAGGGCGGGTGCACAAGAAGGAACTGCCCTTAGGCTTCGTTTaacaaaaaaaagggaggggggaATAAAGTAACTGTTGGGTTTAACATGCAGAGCCTGCCGAGATCTGGCTTGAAAGCCGCTGGATCTCAATTTGGGTTGAAAGCCATGAAACCAATAAACCACTTCATTTTGCTCCTCAAGGGAACGTGTGTGCGTTCCGGAAGCCTCCGGGGAGGCTGTGACTGAGCCTGCCCTGCGCGACCCTGGGCCGGCTTCGCGGTGCTGACTTGCCTCTGGCCCTCGATCCCTCTAGGATCCCTCTATCCGCTAACTAACCCTGGTACGCGGAGCCAGACTGCGAGGCCGACCCCACGTCTGCCTTCTCCGCGGTCTGACTGACCCGGGACCGAGTCAGGCAGGTCGGTACTGGGGTAGCTCTGGGGAGACCGGGGACCAGCATTAAAACACCCTCCACGTTTGACCTGGGTTGCTGACGCGCGGCACAAGAGGCGCCAAGAGGATTAGTTTTGGAAGAAAGCCTCCTAATCTTGGCCCGGACTCTCCTTGCGTCTATGAGGTAAGGGGCCAGCACGTCACTCTTGGAAGCTTTGCATTTTTCATTCTGCCATCCCAAAGGGAAATAGTATTAGTATTATTGCAACAGGCTACTTTAAGcattaatggaaaataataatattaatgtaaTGTCTGCCAGGCATTAGCCAAGTGTGTTACTTGAAGTGATTTCATCCAGTCCTTAGAAGAGCTGGGTTCCCCACACTGCCAAGAAATaggcattatttttattgctgtggtCTTACAGAAGTAAACGCATAGTGCCTGTCCACAGTAAACATACCAAATAAgacacaaattattttaaatttgtacaCGTTTTACCTAAAgttggaaattaaaaatcaaaactttgtaaagagaaataaaagatgtaAATCCGTATTAGGAAAGAATAAGTACAAAATATAAGCCAGTATATGAACCTAGAATTATAATAATATAGAGGATATGTACATATATCATAAATAGGCCAATTCATAAGTAACTATGTATTAATGTATAATAACATATAGGCTATATGTGGGATGCACACACACCCCTATAATAGTCCAATGCAGAATTCAGAACCTCCTAACCTGTGTGTGTCCCTGAACCACCACCGGCAGAATACCAATATTCCTCTGATGCCCATCCTCTGGAGCCTTCAGCCTCTGGCccttttgaaacttttttttttaaacctcagtgTGCCCTAAGAATATTATGTTATTCTACCTGTGTACTGATGAGATAAGCATTCAGAAGCAGCTTTGAGCTTCTTGACAGCCAATTCAAAATACAAAAGAGGGTGCATTTTCTACTGCTGTGTGGATATCCAGATGGTAGCAGATTTCCTCGGCCTCCCAGCTGGCAGGTTTCTTCCAGTTGGACAACCTGTGCTTTTTAGTTTCCTCTTCAATCTTTCCCTCCTCCACCActcttttcaattcatttttatgtgagcttttttttctttctcctttttggtAGATGTGGCTGTGCCCTTGAACTTGCATGGCACAGTCAGCATCTCCGAGAGAAGAGCAGGGGCTTTTTCTCCTGCATGCTTGGGTCCCTCAGTGCTCCAAAGGGACCACCACCAAACTCACTTTGTCAGGCAAATGAAATCTGCTCAGAAGTAAAATAGCACTCAGATCTGCCCTCCACATAAAGTCAACCTTCAAATTTCCATTAGGCGCATGCTGTCCTTTCCTTGTGGTTCCAGCTAGCATGCTCGGGTGCTTTGGATGTGCTCGCAGATTTTTTTAAGTGGGTGGCCTTGGCAGGTTTGCTTAGTTTAGATTTAGCTATTAAATCGCTGTCATGATTGCCTCCTTTGAGTCCCTAAACCCACCAACCCACTCTTTTCCCTCTTTGATTCCTCCATCCTCTACTGCTAAGCCTGTTAGATATTCTCCATGGGCCGGTTACATAAAGTGCTGTGCGGCAGGACCTGCCAGCCACAGCTCCAGCCTGCTTGGCCCAGGCTTCCCCCATTTACTCCAGCACTTTCAAGAAGAGCCTCCAGCTCCGTCTTTCAGGCTCATGCAGCCAGCAGGACAGAAGTTTGTGTCCAATATACAAATGCAAGCATCCCTGGGAAACTGGTCAGTTAACATCTCATCAGCTGTCCACTGGACGTCATGGAGATGGCTGAAAAAGTAGGTACAACATGTCCGGCAACCAAACACAGCATCATTAATGGACCCAAATAAAACTGAACCTTATTTAGTCTTGACTGACGTGGTGTCATTTCTTGAACTGGCAAACGTGCACCTTTAAACACGTTTTATTTACACAAAGTATATTTAACTGCTTGAGTCTATCTTCTAGGTTTCTCCCCAACACCTCCACAGTGCTAAGCACTATACCTTGCACATAATGAGTATTCAAAAGATATTTGTGGACTCAATgcttatttaaaaagatatgGGCTCTAAATCAAAGGTAAAAAATATCTTTGTTCCCCCTGGAGCACTGTTTGATGTAGTTTAGGTCTGCTTATCTACTGGGATGGTTTTCCATAGAAGGTGGAGTTGACTGGTTTTTGATGGTATTAGGACTTTGGCCACACTATTTTTTGTGCTGCTGCAGCTGCTTATGACTTCCTATGTGTCATTTTTATGTTGGCATGGCCTTTCTGACAAGGTTGGAAGACAGGAATCCTTTCCTCTCTAGCTATCCCAGCAAGCAAATCACTTTTTCAGAAGTACAACAATCAAGTCTGTGCATATTTAATACAATCTTGAAGTTATTTGATATCAACTCACAAAAGATGTTGGGTACTGTCCCCCTTTAAAAACTAGAACATGTAGTTGGCAAAGCCCATTAGCAATGACACaatctctttttctatgtatgttatgatgtttttcttttcaaaattaggTGAGCCTGTCTTGGAATGTATCTAACCGAATCATGTTATCTAACTAAAAAGTGTATCTCTTCCTGGATACAGAAATGAGAAGTGTTGTAACATTATACAGCTGTAATGTATAATACTCACAGAGAGTGGAGTAATCttcaaaaattcaaaatctaATCCTTCACCATAGAGATGAAGATTTGgtctaagaaaaattaaaactagctTAAGTTACATAAAAAGTTACAGCCAAATGAGAGCAGAACCTGGTCAGTGTCAGTTTCAAGGTAGGTACCTTTACAGGACTTTGATGTTAGAATGGGGCATTGAAGTTGCATTGATATAGCATCTTACAAAAAGACTCAGGAAACATTTGTTATCCACACCAAAACAGTAGGGGATGCTGAAGAATACAGGGGATATTAGCTCCCCAGGAGATTTCTTGATGACACGAATGCTGACCCATATTTGGTTTTAAACACTTTATATTTTTGATCCTTCTGAGTCACAGGTAAATAGGTGCTTCTAGGGATACTGTTGGAACTCTCACCAgcctctttaaaatatttaaggcatATAAAATGATTGCCATAAAAGGCAGACCCCTGTCTGTAAGGCAGAGAAAATATTCACCTTATCTGTCAAAGGGCAGGCTGCAAAGATCAAAGCCTTGTGACAAGGCTTTAAAAACCCAGAAGGctcaatgtacattttttttagtaGTACTAAAACAGTTGACAGAGAAAGTTTTACTTGCTTAGTTTGGAACTGAACTTGAAATCTGCACTTAGCACAATACTCAATTAATACTCCTGAATTAATAACtaacatactttttaaaaccCAGGATAATTATTGCAATCTAATGTTGCCTTTCACATTTTGAAACTCTCTCCACATATTAAAGTGACAAGTCTTAAAAATACAgtctaattttaaatttttacatgtAATGAATTAATACCATAACACTCCcaaacacaaaataattttatttggagATAATATCAATAGTCTACATCTTGGTCCTTAATAAAAGTGAGGCTTAGGTTAAAGCCTTCGCCACGTCCTCCCCATGCCTGAGGTTCTGACCACTCATTTACTTATTAAGCACATTTTTACTTAAAGGTCACATTGAGGCACAGCTATTCTTTGAGATTATTATTAATTAGGCAAGAATTAGTCATGATCCTGGATAGAAATATCACAGACACGGTTGGTCTTACCCGTCCTCAAATTATCACTAGCTCACACATCAACAAGGCTCTCTGCCTTTCTCAAAGGGACTAGAGGAAGTCTCCTTATGAAAAAGCTGGAAGCAGAGCCAAGATTGCCCTCTCATGGCAAATGAGAAGAATGACTTTGTTCTCAATTGGGACTTCATTGGTGGCTTTGCCCATGTAAACAGTATCTTAAGAGTTCCAAGTTGGCAAAATATTAACTAGTCTTCTTGTCCCAGAGGCCTGCAGAAATCTTTGTGCCCTGCTCCAAAGAATATATATCAAATCCAGTTGAAGAGAATAGAGTCAGTTTCCCCAGTTAGTTGAAAAACAATTAACCTGTCACAGATTCCTTGAGAGACACAAGCTCCAATTGTGTTTTGCACCCTTAGTCCACGCTGAAGCAAAGCCAGTTAATGCAGCCAGGGTTTTAAAGATAGAAAGGACTTGTGTGACCATGTCAGGAGCAAGAGGCCACCACCAAAGGTAAATGTGCAATGTAACCCAATGTCACAAGAACAGCTTTGCAACATCTCCACCTCTAGACTGGCCCACACTCTGAAGAAAACTCCCCAGAGTAAAGTTtggaaaggaggggaagagaaaaacaTGCTAATAAAATGTAAACTCTACAGAATGCAGCCCTTGCTCATGTTTATCATCTGTTGTGTGGGAGCTTCACTGAGCACAAGCCCTCAAAGGACATCTCTGGGCACTACCAGGGCAGCAACAGGCCAGGGAAACCAGGTCACCTATGGCACTGAGGCCGTTCTGTTAAGCTCTCTCCCACCACCAGGAgtaaggaggagggagaggagaggagaaaggagtgTTAAGTCCTGCCAAAGGAGAAGGGGAAGTACAGAATGGCTATTAAACAAAAGAgggcacacactacacacacacatcatgagGCTCACTGAGATGTACTGAAAAGTTTAAAATGTCACAAAGTAGTACACTGTCTGCACGTTAGCCAAAACCAAGTGTATATTATTGCAGCTAAAGtaattatatcagaaaaaaacattagTCATCATTCTGTCCAGCTGTCAGTATTGTAAGGAAACAATGCTGCAAGAAAAACAGGTTAAATAAGGGCTTCCTGACTTAGGGCTGCAAATCATGAGTATTAAAATTATGgacacatacaaatgaaaaaaaaaaagtcaccattGAAAAGAATCCCTGAGCTCTAGTATTAAAACATTCACATTTCTTTGGTATGAAACTGAGTTAGGACCCTCCTGATGTGCACCCTCAGGGCCACTGCTTCACTCATCACCAGGCTACAGCAGCTGGTTAAGAGTGTATTAATTTCAGGAAAAATAGTGGAATACTCTCTCCACAGGACTTTTCTTCCCCAAAAAAGTGGATTTATAGCTTACCACAGAATTTAGAGTTCATGA
The genomic region above belongs to Manis javanica isolate MJ-LG chromosome 7, MJ_LKY, whole genome shotgun sequence and contains:
- the CH25H gene encoding cholesterol 25-hydroxylase, which codes for MSCCNTSEIHVLCGSGQLFLQPLWDCLRTRETLIQSPFFPVIFSITTYMGFCLPFVALDILRPWVPALRRFKIHPDFSPSAQQLLPCLGQTLYQYVVLVLPTTLLYWASSPAPLPPEAPEFLQLVRHVVFCLLLFDAEFFAWHVLHHKVPWLYRTFHKMHHQNLSSFALATQYMSAWELFSLGFFDLVNVTLLGCHPLTVMIFHVINIWLSVEDHSGYDFPWSTHRLVPFGWFGGVAHHDLHHSHFNCNFAPYFTHWDKILGTLRSAQGK